From Cheilinus undulatus linkage group 15, ASM1832078v1, whole genome shotgun sequence:
tgtcttaccctccttgtggagggtgtcagggactgtcttctggacatctgtcgagtctgcagtcttccccatgattgtgtaggcTACTGATctagactgagagaccatttgaaggctcaggaaacctttgcaggtgttatgagttaattagctgattaggatGTGACACCATGGCtgcagtggcgtgcacagactttttcaagggcaggggcaaaaagaattaaaagggcacatacagcacgttctcgccactgaagagggcacgaagttttgcatgttttcgagggcactttagacatgtttatatatGTGGCACATTagatagccttaaaacagactaactagacagactactcaagttagtttttagttaggatcagcatccacaagaactgtgtagagtcaacattggactgtgaagaacacacagaaataaatgacTAAATCCCTAGAGGGTCTGAGGGTCTTCCccaagaacattttcaattaagtagatgccatttcctgtattctagtacattttaacaccatattagcaccagataatccaaaccgGTTTTGTGAGaaatagttctggctcaatatagatcaagaAAGGgtccaacataaaagtcattgcaacagtaatgttacatagtatttcttggtcccaATGATCTTCTAGagtttagtgagttttttttccacccaagagggcagtttaatgtgctttgccaaccaggagggcactttagcatacattttggctcccaagagggcactttagtgtgtcttttggctctaaagagggcactttagcatgtgttttggctctcaagggcactttagcacgcgttttggctcccaagagggcacttttacatgcattttgcctcccaagagggcacttttacaagcgttttgcctcccaagagggcactttacatgcattttgcctcccaagagggcactttagcatgggTTTTTTTAACAATTGGGCCACGACGGGGGGGCAAGGCAACCCCCCCCATGCACACCACTGcatggctgtgtccaaaatcacaccctattcactatatagtgcactatgtagtgaatacgccattttgtagtggtgtctgaattctgagtgaacatttttcattcactatattgtgcactcattctatcccacaatgcattgtgaaaagtagtgagcAACCGATGcccactagcccagcaatatgtACCATAATGCATCGCGGTTGCTGCTGTCAAACATGACGGACATATGAGAGGAGTACAGGAAGATATAGAAACCATTTCAATGCTTTTTTGTTCGTTGGTTTGATCAAATCTGTAAGAATATGTAAAGGATTCTAAATGGAGTAACTTTTCCCCCcatgaggattacaagacatgagacatcatctttttgcaaaaataagtgataatgcacacaaaaatatatatcattttgtcactaaagacacaaaacttTTTTATCGAttggtatttttattttttgttaaaatacgTTACGTTCAGTATCAGTTTTCCgtgaaattctaccgttaataTCGATCCTCAGCCATTGTCGAGGAAATTTATGAGACTCTGCTAAACGTGTTATTTGTGAGACGGCAATTACATCATCGCACGCAGTTggagtagtgtccgaaatcatttttgtgttttgcagttgagtccactatatagtccactgtaTGCTGCTTactatatagtggatagggagtaggggatgagtgtgtggtttcggaCACACCCTATGAGTCTGCAATACTGAACATTTTCCCAATATCagaattttttgagatgctgaatttggggttttcattagctgtcagccataatcatttaaatttaagGAAATAAACTGTATTAATCCATGTGTAATGaatctatataatatatgaatttcattttttaattgtgttaCTGACATTAATcaacttttttatgatattctagTTTATTGAGATGCTCTATACCTTAAAATTCCCAGAGGAGCTTTTGGAAAACTTTTAACAAAAGTAACTATAGTCAAAATGAAAGGAGACTCTAGAGAGAAAAGTCTAAGGCTGCCTCCCCAGGAAGGACGTTTAGGGAGGATGGAGATAAGGCAAGGTTAAGACTGAGAGCATGGGTAGTAAGCTCTTAGATGAGCAGACTCTATCCTTAGTGATGGAGAATCTGGAGACTGAATTATGCTTTCCACAACTGGTAAACACCTCCTGCAGGAAGGCAAAATGCCAAACTCAGTTTGAGACCATGTTTGCTTATTTCCTGCTGTCCTCCATCTCACTGCTCACTATCTGTCTGAACCTGCTGGTCATCATCTCCATCTCTCACTTCAAGTGCATAAACATCATTCTTCTTATGTCAACTGTTTGGCTgtaatatgatgtttttattgatctgaTATATTCTATCATAACCAATGATGTTCTTGATGCTCTTTCTACTTTCACCTCACAGAtgacagacagaaaagaaaatgcatttctatttttcctctgcaggaAGCTCCACACTCTGACCagcttctttctcctctctctggctGTAGCAGATTTATGTGTGGGCCTCCTCATGTTCCTCCAGCTCATGCTCATAGATGGTTGCTGGTTATTTGGTGACTTACTTTGTGCTATTTATCAGTATTTAGCTTTTATCATCACTAATGCTTCAACAGTGCCtgtaatgtttatttcatatgaTCGCTATGTGGCCATTTGCCAGCCTTTACGGTACTCCTCAAAACTGACACCAAAGAGAGCTCAGTTCTATATTTATCTCTGTTGGATATTCTCTATCATCCTTCAAAGTCTGATAAATATTCATCAGTTCTAATATTTCCAGGTAAACTGATGTAGTGCTGCATTTCGGACCAGCCGCAAACAGCGAAAGAAGGATCAGTGCCAAAGTACAACAAATTAATAGTCCAAGCAAGGGTTCTAAATATGTGAATGACGCTTTCAAACTTGTTAGCGGGGACATAAGGCTTTACCTTCCCTAGAAGCTGTAAGAAACTCGTCTTTACTACTGACGATAAATGTTTATCTATCAAAGATAATTCCAAGACTTTTACAGAGAGGCAACTGTATGACGCTAACTTTTTTATACTTATCATTCATATACTGTATTATCATATATCAATGGCCACTTTTTGAGAGGTGTTGGTCAGTAAAAGCCAACTAACACCTCTCAAAACAACACTCCAACAAAATTAATGGAAAGAAAACTCAATGCTTCGACTTCTGCTTTTGTTACGTTTGTTTATTTCTAACTCCTGTCTGAATTCtctaataaacacatttttctagTCCTGGattaaaatttaatcaaactcATTGTAACTCTGAAAATACTGCAGCCTGACTCATGTGATGCCAATACTGTAGAACGACTCAGTGATGGACTGAGTCAGGAGCAACAGACTGCCTCTGTTTTTCAAAACAAGCACATTAATACATAAACGGGGTAAAAGTGGGGGGAGGGAATTAACATATACAAATGAGCCTGGCATAATGTTATATTCACTATTtttcattgaggaacatttttctgaaattgtttcacaaCTTTTTGATGTAGTGTTTCCCAGATTGTTGATACTCTTTAACATGCCgcaatttcaacatctgatatattatttatgttctattgtttataaaatatgggtttatgaggtttgcaaaatcactgcattctgtttttatttacattttaccagaggtggaaaaagtactagactattgtactcaagtaaaaagcAAAGTTACTTTGGATAAAATCTTCTTATGTAGATGTCAAAGTAGtaatctataaatctacttaagtaaaagtaaagagtaagtcatgtaaaatttactcaaagtactgagttgATACTTTGATACagtaaaaaatgatattttcttaatgtgaaataaCTACTAGATAATATGAATCTATAACcaggttgttttttaaaaggtgaAACTTAACCTAAAGTCAAATCCAACAGCTGTTTAGGATGAAATTTGGGATCATTCTCTCACTACTGACCAtcatgtgctgtgaaagtcaaactttttgccattttcttgttGCCAGAAAGCTAGAACCTCCACGTTTTgacttttagcatttttttttttactcagtatttgatgctttttaaaatgtagtgaagtacaatacttgccttaaaaatgtccatccatccattttctgtaccgcttatcccgttgggggttgtgggggggctggagcctatcccagctgtcactgggcgagaggcagggtgcAACCTGGAGtagtcgccagtcaatcgcagggctgacatatagagacagacaaccaggcacactcgctttcacacctacggccaatttagagtgatcagttaacctgagcagcatgtttttggtggtgggaggaagccggagtacctggagagaacccatgcatgcacggggagaacatgcaaaccccgcacagaaaggccctgaccaggaagcaaaccagggaccttcttgctgtgaggcatcagcgctaacccctgcagcCCGCCTCAAAAATccacttaagtaaaagtagtgattttgaaaagtactcaaaaagcacaagtgaacaaaaaaagctgttgaattacagtaacttgagtaaatagtaagtcatactttattaatccctgaagggaagTTTTTACAGTTTACACTATGCTACACACAAAtaggctgaattacatgcaaatacacatgcacaaacaggatccctCATGGACATGCACTATTGCACTAATTGCTGCTCTCAATGAAGCACTGCCGGGAGCTGTTGGGgattcagtgccttgctcaagggcacttcgaCAGTACTCAGGACCTGGACTCAGGACCCTCTCTCACATCAGCGTGCACTTTagatttgtttattttccaCGTTGCACTCACATCAGGTACTGCCATTGGCCGATGACTGTTAAAAGAATGACCACTGACCGTTGCCCGACCTATTTTCTTAGCATTTAGTCAATGAAAGAATTCAAATTGATGTTGATTTTCAAGgcaatatcatttttttgtatgaGTGGGTCATGAAGGTTGGCTACCACCGACCTTGAAAGTAACTCATCTCTTAAATCTGTCTCAAAGCCCAAGATGGAGACATGAGGGCAATAAATTTCCCAATATTGAGAAGTAGATTAACCTTTAGTTGTCATGGAGAGAACAACAACACCATCATGGTAGGGCTGGGCGTAAAGATATAAAAGTTGTCTGGATGCGAGAAGCTTTCATCATAAAACTGCTGGGGCTGAAGGTCACGTCTCCTCTCTCCCATGATGGAGACCTTAGAGAAAACTGAACTCTGCTTTCCACAGCTCCTCAATGCATCCTGCAGGAAGGCGATTCGTCCACACTTTGAGGTCATGCTGACCTATATTCTGctgtcctccatctctctgGTCACTGTGGCTCTAAACCTGCTGGTCATCATCTCCATCTCCCACTTCAGGTAGCTCAGTATTTCAGGTTTTACAACACTAAAAGgctatggatttttttttattttaaatgctttttttctctgttgcatttctttgttgaatGATGGAAAGGTAACTGATAAgcattttgtcccttttcctCTCCAGGCAACTCCACACTCCAACCAACTTCCTACTCCTCTCTCTGGCTGTCTCTGATTTCTTTGTGGGCCTCCTCATGTTGTTTCAGATCATGCTCATAGACGGCTGCTGGTTACTTGGAGATCTAATATGCACTTTATATCAGTATATAGCTTACATAGTGATATCTGCCTGTGTAGGAACCATGGTCATCATATCTGTTGACCGTTACGTGGCTATCTGTCACCCTCTGCATTACCCGACAACAGTTACTCTAAAAAAAGCCCAGGTTTGTATCTGTGTCTGCTGGATCTGCTCCTTATTCTTTCAGAGTCTGATTTTAAAGGATATCTTAGAGAAACCAGGGAGGTATCACTCCTGTATTGGAGagtgtatattttttattaactaCATTGCAGGGATTGCAGATCTTATTTTCACCTTCATTCTCCCCATCACTGTTATTGTTGTTCTGTATTTGAGAGTATTCGTGGTGGCTGTGTCTCAGGCTCGTGCGATTCGCTCTGAAGCCGTCTCGAAGAGGACGACTgctaaaaagtcagaaatgaaagCAGCCAGGACTCTGGGTATTGTGGTCATTGTGTTTCTGATATGTCTCTGCCCGTATTACTGTGTGGCTCTCACAGGCCAGGACAACCTGCTCAATGCTTCATCTGCTGCTTTTGTCATATGTTTGACCTACTTTAACTCCTGTGTTAACCCGGTGATTTATGCACTATTCTACCCCTGGTTTAGAAAATCTATTCGACTCATTGTTACACTGCAGATTCTGGAGCCTGACTCCTGTAATGCTCAAGTGCTATAGGGAGCTGTCAgtcagaaaataaatctttcttCTGCACACTGTTGTTTTCTTCAGGTCACTGAGGTGAGACTGTAGTGTAGGGACAGAGGAAACATGCCTGTCACATTTACTGACTTAAGTCACTGTTTCAAATTAATGCATCATTTTATCTACCATAGTTATTTGTGTTTATGATTGAGACTACATTTGCAGATCACCTTGTGGCTGTGATGTGTTACATGTGTGGCCTTGTTACATGTGTGGGTTTGCTTTTGATACTCAAGAGTAGAGCTGCACAGTAACTCAAGAAAACCCTGATATTGGCCTTTGCAAAATCAGCAATTATTAATGTTTAGAATGAAAAAAAGGCAATGTGGTCCTTAATTCTGATCTCATTTCTCATcctaaaaacaagaaacagtCATGGTTAATAACAGTGATCTCAATATTAAccaaaaaatatcatttatgaTGATCGTTTTGGCAGAATTATGCTGCGAATAGAAGATATGGGGCACAGAAATTATGTTTTCAACTGTGATAAATCTAACTTAGTAGTGATGTATGATAacttcctactcctgatggctgaTT
This genomic window contains:
- the LOC121522924 gene encoding trace amine-associated receptor 13c-like, with the translated sequence METLEKTELCFPQLLNASCRKAIRPHFEVMLTYILLSSISLVTVALNLLVIISISHFRQLHTPTNFLLLSLAVSDFFVGLLMLFQIMLIDGCWLLGDLICTLYQYIAYIVISACVGTMVIISVDRYVAICHPLHYPTTVTLKKAQVCICVCWICSLFFQSLILKDILEKPGRYHSCIGECIFFINYIAGIADLIFTFILPITVIVVLYLRVFVVAVSQARAIRSEAVSKRTTAKKSEMKAARTLGIVVIVFLICLCPYYCVALTGQDNLLNASSAAFVICLTYFNSCVNPVIYALFYPWFRKSIRLIVTLQILEPDSCNAQVL